One genomic segment of Hevea brasiliensis isolate MT/VB/25A 57/8 chromosome 3, ASM3005281v1, whole genome shotgun sequence includes these proteins:
- the LOC110655027 gene encoding uncharacterized protein LOC110655027 isoform X2 translates to MSESQENFALQDKTLSLIDVSFEDDCLYNSPSRDPQLPHFSENQTEHITVHLVGVRAPEDSNEGDEQVIQPLESAEQEKTRKNEKYNLRKSLAWDSAFFTSAGVLEPEELSTMIGGTEKGGKNHILPGIEEDIHRSTDSMSSFATDNSTLGTLEDDLFGDIRASIQKSSKASKAAISHASAKVDIVPQNKLKTKAPPNKPNVVSKGSRKLANQSGSTNGQSTSSFCKPPKTIGRVSPILISAAKRASLGANRVKMEKDSAEHSTGHSDNPKKLTGRGAKLPTMGGSRNTVPNPTLPFKSSLRSSVASKTELTTSASSVESLGSLSSDSSGKHSLNSVKRKTDSKTGNHSSTVSTVKSTLRTASRSKNQSTSSSFSPHLKSATKLSSRISPASSISERSLESVSPTSTLNKRTNSSRPSLDTTSCKDALDNGDALQVLDSQNHSSDKCSVGHDTRVIGLPSESGNIASTGSVAPVHPDSIKPSGLRMPSPKIGFFDGVRSTVRTPRGSVQSHPAVNSGLPRYRARNVSLSGGSNEAKLGKLQPARTALAVRGTKTGAQQPASEIKHKSPLPLQETSNTTPKVCSASSNGKYGPGMPLKVQNRMSPGNSGQSNLKAEKIAPKDCDTAINNPDVSYADGNDSLHKNKKSPLSESNSLEKHAESTAIHGGLGVTCNSSSVPEAKNIILSQKLGEDATCGQKKILGSLSNTNEKGKTCFEDEVDDLAQQVGATECCSLLQVSESGKVNASVIEEHVTLMPPSTLTATKGVKVEIDES, encoded by the exons ATGAGTGAATCCCAGGAGAATTTCGCTCTTCAAGATAAAACGCTTAGTCTCATTGATGTCTCCTTCGAGGACGATTGCCTCTATAATTCTCCTTCTCGTGATCCTCAACTTCCCCATTTTTCAG AGAATCAGACAGAGCACATAACTGTTCACTTGGTGGGTGTGCGAGCCCCTGAAGACTCTAATGAAGGAGATGAACAAGTCATTCAACCACTTGAATCAGCAGAACAAGAAAAGACGAGAAAAAATGAAAAGTACAACTTGCGCAAAAGTTTAGCCTGGGACAGTGCTTTCTTCACTAGTGCAG GTGTTTTGGAACCAGAGGAGTTATCTACTATGATAGGAGGAACTGAGAAAGGAGGAAAAAATCATATATTACCAGGAATTGAGGAGGACATACACAGATCTACTGATTCAATGTCTTCATTTGCAACTGATAATTCGACGTTAGGGACTCTTGAGGATGACTTGTTTGGAGATATAAGAGCTTCAATCCAGAAATCTAGTAAAGCATCCAAGGCTGCAATTTCACATG CTTCAGCGAAAGTGGACATTGTTCCTCAAAATAAG TTAAAGACTAAAGCACCTCCCAATAAGCCAAATGTTGTCTCTAAAGGATCACGGAAACTGGCAAACCAG TCTGGTTCTACTAATGGACAGTCAACTTCTTCTTTTTGTAAACCTCCCAAGACCATAGGCAGAGTTAGTCCCATCTTAATATCAGCAGCCAAAAGAGCTTCCTTGGGTGCCAACCGTGTAAAAATGGAAAAGGATAGTGCAGAACACTCGACTGGTCATTCAGATAATCCAAAAAAATTGACTG GTAGAGGAGCAAAACTACCTACGATGGGTGGTTCAAGAAATACTGTCCCCAATCCCACACTTCCTTTCAAGTCCTCCTTGCGATCTTCAGTGGCATCTAAGACAGAGCTAACGACTTCTGCTTCCTCTGTTGAGAGTTTGGGAAGTCTGTCATCTGACAGTAGTGGTAAACATTCCTTGAATAGTGTGAAAAGAAAAACTGATTCCAAAACTGGCAATCATTCTTCCACTGTTTCAACTGTCAAATCCACATTGAGAACAGCATCAAGAAGTAAGAATCAGTCCACGAGTTCAAGTTTTTCACCTCATTTGAAGTCTGCAACCAAGCTCTCTTCTAGGATATCACCTGCTAGTTCTATCAGTGAAAGGTCTTTGGAATCAGTGTCACCAACCTCTACCCTTAATAAAAGGACTAACAGTTCAAGACCTAGCCTTGACACTACCTCTTGCAAAGATGCACTTGATAATGGTGATGCTCTGCAAGTTTTGGACTCCCAAAATCATTCTAGTGACAAATGTTCAGTTGGACATGATACCCGGGTCATTGGATTGCCAAGCGAATCTGGAAACATAGCTTCAACAGGAAGTGTTGCACCTGTTCATCCGGATTCCATCAAACCATCAGGGCTTCGGATGCCATCACCAAAAATTGGCTTCTTTGATGGG gTGAGATCAACAGTGCGCACTCCTCGTGGAAGTGTGCAATCACACCCAGCTGTAAACAGTGGCTTGCCTAGATATAGGGCAAGAAATGTTAGCCTCAGTGGCGGGTCAAATGAGGCAAAGCTTGGAAAGCTTCAACCTGCTAGAACTGCATTGGCAGTTCGAGGCACCAAAACTGGTGCTCAGCAACCTGCCTCGGAAATCAAACATAAATCTCCTTTACCTCTTCAGGAAACCTCAAATACTACACCAAAGGTCTGTAGCGCCTCAAGCAATGGAAAATATGGTCCTGGCATGCCTCTGAAAGTTCAGAATAGAATGTCTCCTGGAAACAGTGGGCAAAGTAACTTGAAGGCTGAGAAAATTGCCCCTAAAGATTGTGATACAGCAATAAACAATCCAGATGTCAGTTATGCTGATGGGAATGACAGCCTACATAAGAATAAAAAGAGTCCTCTGAGTGAAAGTAATAGCCTTGAAAAACATGCAGAGTCTACTGCCATTCATGGAGGACTTGGTGTTACATGTAACTCAAGTTCTGTACCTGAGGCAAAGAACATAATCTTGTCACAGAAACTGGGTGAAGATGCTACATGCGgtcaaaagaaaattttgggttcTCTTTCTAACACTAATGAGAAGGGGAAAACTTGTTTTGAAGATGAAGTTGACGATTTGGCCCAACAAGTTGGAGCTACTGAATGTTGTTCTCTTCTTCAAGTTAGTGAAAGCGGAAAAGTTAATGCTAGTGTCATAGAGGAACATGTGACGTTAATGCCTCCTTCCACTCTTACCGCTACTAAAGGGGTAAAAGTGGAGATAGATGAGAGCTAA
- the LOC110655027 gene encoding uncharacterized protein LOC110655027 isoform X1 — protein sequence MSESQENFALQDKTLSLIDVSFEDDCLYNSPSRDPQLPHFSENQTEHITVHLVGVRAPEDSNEGDEQVIQPLESAEQEKTRKNEKYNLRKSLAWDSAFFTSAGVLEPEELSTMIGGTEKGGKNHILPGIEEDIHRSTDSMSSFATDNSTLGTLEDDLFGDIRASIQKSSKASKAAISHASAKVDIVPQNKLKTKAPPNKPNVVSKGSRKLANQSGSTNGQSTSSFCKPPKTIGRVSPILISAAKRASLGANRVKMEKDSAEHSTGHSDNPKKLTVAGRGAKLPTMGGSRNTVPNPTLPFKSSLRSSVASKTELTTSASSVESLGSLSSDSSGKHSLNSVKRKTDSKTGNHSSTVSTVKSTLRTASRSKNQSTSSSFSPHLKSATKLSSRISPASSISERSLESVSPTSTLNKRTNSSRPSLDTTSCKDALDNGDALQVLDSQNHSSDKCSVGHDTRVIGLPSESGNIASTGSVAPVHPDSIKPSGLRMPSPKIGFFDGVRSTVRTPRGSVQSHPAVNSGLPRYRARNVSLSGGSNEAKLGKLQPARTALAVRGTKTGAQQPASEIKHKSPLPLQETSNTTPKVCSASSNGKYGPGMPLKVQNRMSPGNSGQSNLKAEKIAPKDCDTAINNPDVSYADGNDSLHKNKKSPLSESNSLEKHAESTAIHGGLGVTCNSSSVPEAKNIILSQKLGEDATCGQKKILGSLSNTNEKGKTCFEDEVDDLAQQVGATECCSLLQVSESGKVNASVIEEHVTLMPPSTLTATKGVKVEIDES from the exons ATGAGTGAATCCCAGGAGAATTTCGCTCTTCAAGATAAAACGCTTAGTCTCATTGATGTCTCCTTCGAGGACGATTGCCTCTATAATTCTCCTTCTCGTGATCCTCAACTTCCCCATTTTTCAG AGAATCAGACAGAGCACATAACTGTTCACTTGGTGGGTGTGCGAGCCCCTGAAGACTCTAATGAAGGAGATGAACAAGTCATTCAACCACTTGAATCAGCAGAACAAGAAAAGACGAGAAAAAATGAAAAGTACAACTTGCGCAAAAGTTTAGCCTGGGACAGTGCTTTCTTCACTAGTGCAG GTGTTTTGGAACCAGAGGAGTTATCTACTATGATAGGAGGAACTGAGAAAGGAGGAAAAAATCATATATTACCAGGAATTGAGGAGGACATACACAGATCTACTGATTCAATGTCTTCATTTGCAACTGATAATTCGACGTTAGGGACTCTTGAGGATGACTTGTTTGGAGATATAAGAGCTTCAATCCAGAAATCTAGTAAAGCATCCAAGGCTGCAATTTCACATG CTTCAGCGAAAGTGGACATTGTTCCTCAAAATAAG TTAAAGACTAAAGCACCTCCCAATAAGCCAAATGTTGTCTCTAAAGGATCACGGAAACTGGCAAACCAG TCTGGTTCTACTAATGGACAGTCAACTTCTTCTTTTTGTAAACCTCCCAAGACCATAGGCAGAGTTAGTCCCATCTTAATATCAGCAGCCAAAAGAGCTTCCTTGGGTGCCAACCGTGTAAAAATGGAAAAGGATAGTGCAGAACACTCGACTGGTCATTCAGATAATCCAAAAAAATTGACTG TGGCAGGTAGAGGAGCAAAACTACCTACGATGGGTGGTTCAAGAAATACTGTCCCCAATCCCACACTTCCTTTCAAGTCCTCCTTGCGATCTTCAGTGGCATCTAAGACAGAGCTAACGACTTCTGCTTCCTCTGTTGAGAGTTTGGGAAGTCTGTCATCTGACAGTAGTGGTAAACATTCCTTGAATAGTGTGAAAAGAAAAACTGATTCCAAAACTGGCAATCATTCTTCCACTGTTTCAACTGTCAAATCCACATTGAGAACAGCATCAAGAAGTAAGAATCAGTCCACGAGTTCAAGTTTTTCACCTCATTTGAAGTCTGCAACCAAGCTCTCTTCTAGGATATCACCTGCTAGTTCTATCAGTGAAAGGTCTTTGGAATCAGTGTCACCAACCTCTACCCTTAATAAAAGGACTAACAGTTCAAGACCTAGCCTTGACACTACCTCTTGCAAAGATGCACTTGATAATGGTGATGCTCTGCAAGTTTTGGACTCCCAAAATCATTCTAGTGACAAATGTTCAGTTGGACATGATACCCGGGTCATTGGATTGCCAAGCGAATCTGGAAACATAGCTTCAACAGGAAGTGTTGCACCTGTTCATCCGGATTCCATCAAACCATCAGGGCTTCGGATGCCATCACCAAAAATTGGCTTCTTTGATGGG gTGAGATCAACAGTGCGCACTCCTCGTGGAAGTGTGCAATCACACCCAGCTGTAAACAGTGGCTTGCCTAGATATAGGGCAAGAAATGTTAGCCTCAGTGGCGGGTCAAATGAGGCAAAGCTTGGAAAGCTTCAACCTGCTAGAACTGCATTGGCAGTTCGAGGCACCAAAACTGGTGCTCAGCAACCTGCCTCGGAAATCAAACATAAATCTCCTTTACCTCTTCAGGAAACCTCAAATACTACACCAAAGGTCTGTAGCGCCTCAAGCAATGGAAAATATGGTCCTGGCATGCCTCTGAAAGTTCAGAATAGAATGTCTCCTGGAAACAGTGGGCAAAGTAACTTGAAGGCTGAGAAAATTGCCCCTAAAGATTGTGATACAGCAATAAACAATCCAGATGTCAGTTATGCTGATGGGAATGACAGCCTACATAAGAATAAAAAGAGTCCTCTGAGTGAAAGTAATAGCCTTGAAAAACATGCAGAGTCTACTGCCATTCATGGAGGACTTGGTGTTACATGTAACTCAAGTTCTGTACCTGAGGCAAAGAACATAATCTTGTCACAGAAACTGGGTGAAGATGCTACATGCGgtcaaaagaaaattttgggttcTCTTTCTAACACTAATGAGAAGGGGAAAACTTGTTTTGAAGATGAAGTTGACGATTTGGCCCAACAAGTTGGAGCTACTGAATGTTGTTCTCTTCTTCAAGTTAGTGAAAGCGGAAAAGTTAATGCTAGTGTCATAGAGGAACATGTGACGTTAATGCCTCCTTCCACTCTTACCGCTACTAAAGGGGTAAAAGTGGAGATAGATGAGAGCTAA
- the LOC110655027 gene encoding uncharacterized protein LOC110655027 isoform X3, with product MIGGTEKGGKNHILPGIEEDIHRSTDSMSSFATDNSTLGTLEDDLFGDIRASIQKSSKASKAAISHASAKVDIVPQNKLKTKAPPNKPNVVSKGSRKLANQSGSTNGQSTSSFCKPPKTIGRVSPILISAAKRASLGANRVKMEKDSAEHSTGHSDNPKKLTVAGRGAKLPTMGGSRNTVPNPTLPFKSSLRSSVASKTELTTSASSVESLGSLSSDSSGKHSLNSVKRKTDSKTGNHSSTVSTVKSTLRTASRSKNQSTSSSFSPHLKSATKLSSRISPASSISERSLESVSPTSTLNKRTNSSRPSLDTTSCKDALDNGDALQVLDSQNHSSDKCSVGHDTRVIGLPSESGNIASTGSVAPVHPDSIKPSGLRMPSPKIGFFDGVRSTVRTPRGSVQSHPAVNSGLPRYRARNVSLSGGSNEAKLGKLQPARTALAVRGTKTGAQQPASEIKHKSPLPLQETSNTTPKVCSASSNGKYGPGMPLKVQNRMSPGNSGQSNLKAEKIAPKDCDTAINNPDVSYADGNDSLHKNKKSPLSESNSLEKHAESTAIHGGLGVTCNSSSVPEAKNIILSQKLGEDATCGQKKILGSLSNTNEKGKTCFEDEVDDLAQQVGATECCSLLQVSESGKVNASVIEEHVTLMPPSTLTATKGVKVEIDES from the exons ATGATAGGAGGAACTGAGAAAGGAGGAAAAAATCATATATTACCAGGAATTGAGGAGGACATACACAGATCTACTGATTCAATGTCTTCATTTGCAACTGATAATTCGACGTTAGGGACTCTTGAGGATGACTTGTTTGGAGATATAAGAGCTTCAATCCAGAAATCTAGTAAAGCATCCAAGGCTGCAATTTCACATG CTTCAGCGAAAGTGGACATTGTTCCTCAAAATAAG TTAAAGACTAAAGCACCTCCCAATAAGCCAAATGTTGTCTCTAAAGGATCACGGAAACTGGCAAACCAG TCTGGTTCTACTAATGGACAGTCAACTTCTTCTTTTTGTAAACCTCCCAAGACCATAGGCAGAGTTAGTCCCATCTTAATATCAGCAGCCAAAAGAGCTTCCTTGGGTGCCAACCGTGTAAAAATGGAAAAGGATAGTGCAGAACACTCGACTGGTCATTCAGATAATCCAAAAAAATTGACTG TGGCAGGTAGAGGAGCAAAACTACCTACGATGGGTGGTTCAAGAAATACTGTCCCCAATCCCACACTTCCTTTCAAGTCCTCCTTGCGATCTTCAGTGGCATCTAAGACAGAGCTAACGACTTCTGCTTCCTCTGTTGAGAGTTTGGGAAGTCTGTCATCTGACAGTAGTGGTAAACATTCCTTGAATAGTGTGAAAAGAAAAACTGATTCCAAAACTGGCAATCATTCTTCCACTGTTTCAACTGTCAAATCCACATTGAGAACAGCATCAAGAAGTAAGAATCAGTCCACGAGTTCAAGTTTTTCACCTCATTTGAAGTCTGCAACCAAGCTCTCTTCTAGGATATCACCTGCTAGTTCTATCAGTGAAAGGTCTTTGGAATCAGTGTCACCAACCTCTACCCTTAATAAAAGGACTAACAGTTCAAGACCTAGCCTTGACACTACCTCTTGCAAAGATGCACTTGATAATGGTGATGCTCTGCAAGTTTTGGACTCCCAAAATCATTCTAGTGACAAATGTTCAGTTGGACATGATACCCGGGTCATTGGATTGCCAAGCGAATCTGGAAACATAGCTTCAACAGGAAGTGTTGCACCTGTTCATCCGGATTCCATCAAACCATCAGGGCTTCGGATGCCATCACCAAAAATTGGCTTCTTTGATGGG gTGAGATCAACAGTGCGCACTCCTCGTGGAAGTGTGCAATCACACCCAGCTGTAAACAGTGGCTTGCCTAGATATAGGGCAAGAAATGTTAGCCTCAGTGGCGGGTCAAATGAGGCAAAGCTTGGAAAGCTTCAACCTGCTAGAACTGCATTGGCAGTTCGAGGCACCAAAACTGGTGCTCAGCAACCTGCCTCGGAAATCAAACATAAATCTCCTTTACCTCTTCAGGAAACCTCAAATACTACACCAAAGGTCTGTAGCGCCTCAAGCAATGGAAAATATGGTCCTGGCATGCCTCTGAAAGTTCAGAATAGAATGTCTCCTGGAAACAGTGGGCAAAGTAACTTGAAGGCTGAGAAAATTGCCCCTAAAGATTGTGATACAGCAATAAACAATCCAGATGTCAGTTATGCTGATGGGAATGACAGCCTACATAAGAATAAAAAGAGTCCTCTGAGTGAAAGTAATAGCCTTGAAAAACATGCAGAGTCTACTGCCATTCATGGAGGACTTGGTGTTACATGTAACTCAAGTTCTGTACCTGAGGCAAAGAACATAATCTTGTCACAGAAACTGGGTGAAGATGCTACATGCGgtcaaaagaaaattttgggttcTCTTTCTAACACTAATGAGAAGGGGAAAACTTGTTTTGAAGATGAAGTTGACGATTTGGCCCAACAAGTTGGAGCTACTGAATGTTGTTCTCTTCTTCAAGTTAGTGAAAGCGGAAAAGTTAATGCTAGTGTCATAGAGGAACATGTGACGTTAATGCCTCCTTCCACTCTTACCGCTACTAAAGGGGTAAAAGTGGAGATAGATGAGAGCTAA
- the LOC110655028 gene encoding 40S ribosomal protein S23 — MGKTRGMGAARKLKSHRRRQRWADKAYKKSHLGNEWKKPFAGSSHAKGIVLEKIGIEAKQPNSAIRKCARVQLIKNGKKIAAFVPNDGCLNYIEENDEVLIAGFGRKGHAVGDIPGVRFKVVKVSGVSLLALFKEKKEKPRS; from the exons ATGGG GAAGACACGTGGAATGGGAGCTGCCCGCAAACTGAAGTCCCACCGAAGGAGGCAAAGGTGGGCTGACAAGGCATACAAGAAGTCCCACCTTGGCAATGAATGGAAAAAGCCATTTGCTGGGTCTTCCCATGCCAAAGGCATTGTTCTTGAGAAGAT AGGTATTGAGGCCAAGCAGCCAAACTCTGCAATCAGAAAATGTGCAAGAGTTCAACTGATTAAAAATGGGAAGAAGATTGCTGCTTTTGTTCCCAATGACGGTTGCTTAAACTATATCGAGGAGAAT GATGAGGTTCTGATTGCTGGATTTGGACGTAAGGGTCATGCTGTCGGAGATATTCCTGGTGTTAGATTCAAGGTAGTGAAGGTCTCTGGTGTCTCCCTTCTGGCACTCTTCAAGGAGAAGAAGGAAAAACCAAGGTCTTGA